In Frondihabitans sp. PAMC 28766, a genomic segment contains:
- a CDS encoding NUDIX hydrolase yields the protein MPSDAVAAATGAADGLLQDDHFDVTITATETPFVGAVWNIRRDAFDYNGATIKREYVEHTGAVAVLVQDDEGRVLIIKQYRHPVRSRDWELPAGLLDIPGEEPLVAAKRELAEEADLQASSWQPLVTFNTTPGGSDERLFVFHATGASATDAAFDREAEEADIEKRWVELSDIVDGVLAGRLHNSILSIAALALHAKQGR from the coding sequence GTGCCCAGTGATGCCGTGGCCGCTGCGACCGGTGCCGCCGACGGCCTCTTGCAGGATGACCACTTCGACGTCACGATCACGGCCACCGAGACGCCGTTCGTCGGCGCGGTCTGGAACATCCGCCGCGACGCCTTCGACTACAACGGGGCCACCATCAAGCGCGAGTACGTCGAGCACACCGGCGCGGTCGCCGTCCTCGTGCAGGACGACGAGGGGCGCGTGCTGATCATCAAGCAGTACCGCCACCCCGTGCGCTCACGCGACTGGGAGCTGCCAGCCGGCCTCCTCGACATCCCCGGCGAAGAGCCGCTGGTGGCGGCGAAGCGCGAGCTGGCCGAGGAGGCCGACCTCCAAGCATCCTCGTGGCAGCCCCTCGTGACGTTCAACACGACACCCGGCGGCAGCGACGAGCGCCTGTTCGTCTTCCACGCGACCGGAGCCTCGGCGACCGACGCGGCGTTCGATCGCGAGGCCGAAGAGGCCGACATCGAGAAGCGCTGGGTCGAGCTCTCCGACATCGTCGACGGTGTGCTCGCGGGCCGTCTGCACAACTCGATCCTCTCGATCGCGGCGCTCGCGCTCCACGCGAAGCAGGGCCGCTAG